Proteins encoded by one window of Cylindrospermum stagnale PCC 7417:
- a CDS encoding MBL fold metallo-hydrolase: MRVTICGHAALYIETIDQRILLDPCFSETLVGGTLTYYPGRVFELDKLPELTALVVTHGHFDHFHLETLKQLKRELPVMTADEPQLIEQLQKMGFSNVTVCQPWEAIALGQTYLLPTPSDHEEAEFGLLVRDPTGTFWHMADAEVTMEIGDRLTREQGAVDLISTKYQPVVRASMGYFHNMGAKFDSQGVVNWLEAACACNPALVFPYASGLCFSGRHAWLNRYAFPLSSEETVRLLQRRLGSPERATTVRPGDVIELQAGQLPQQHQQASPFVREKPSPAFPWEPIDLSTLTGLSAPEKRRTLQQKLDIFLAGPLLSWLKQQVKHQSIWASFPKEEVVWQLVVHAGDGERLNYAIDFRSQDFSVLPGEHPEANFFTHIAGQALDDVMSGKMPGLIFWLAGEVRSYEKVICVRNHRFECPQWPETPEDFPSDPLTYYLRHFVTGETSLGEPDLADVQSEKVTNSQEIADDIQILTNLGENERVMDKKVLLAYLAIKEAERLGMEISAAEIQATSDSFRERFDLQDGQDTEQWLRDAGLSLEEYSAVMADLTAVVKIGEHYAGVIKLMLTNHRRVATARYARSRPNLHE; the protein is encoded by the coding sequence ATGCGTGTCACTATCTGTGGTCATGCTGCTTTATACATCGAAACTATTGATCAACGTATCTTGCTTGATCCATGCTTCTCGGAGACACTTGTCGGAGGCACACTAACTTACTATCCTGGTCGTGTATTTGAGTTAGACAAACTGCCAGAATTGACAGCTTTGGTGGTTACTCATGGGCACTTCGATCACTTTCATCTAGAAACGCTGAAGCAACTTAAGCGTGAATTGCCTGTGATGACTGCGGATGAACCGCAACTAATCGAACAACTTCAGAAGATGGGGTTCTCAAATGTAACAGTTTGTCAACCTTGGGAAGCGATCGCACTTGGACAAACTTACTTACTCCCGACGCCTTCAGACCACGAAGAAGCAGAGTTTGGGCTGTTGGTGCGAGATCCCACTGGTACATTTTGGCATATGGCAGATGCCGAAGTCACAATGGAAATTGGCGATCGCTTGACGCGCGAACAAGGTGCTGTTGATCTCATTTCCACCAAATATCAGCCAGTAGTGCGTGCCAGCATGGGCTATTTTCACAACATGGGGGCAAAATTTGACTCTCAAGGGGTGGTCAATTGGCTAGAAGCAGCCTGTGCCTGCAACCCGGCTTTAGTGTTCCCTTACGCCTCAGGTCTGTGCTTTAGTGGTCGACACGCCTGGTTAAACCGCTATGCATTTCCCTTAAGTTCAGAAGAAACGGTGCGCTTGCTGCAACGTCGGCTTGGTTCCCCAGAACGTGCAACAACGGTGCGTCCCGGTGATGTGATTGAACTCCAGGCTGGACAGCTTCCGCAGCAACATCAACAAGCATCCCCTTTCGTCCGAGAAAAACCATCTCCGGCGTTTCCCTGGGAACCAATCGATCTCAGCACGCTCACAGGACTGTCCGCACCTGAAAAGCGGCGGACTTTACAACAAAAACTGGATATATTTCTAGCCGGGCCGCTGCTATCGTGGCTCAAACAGCAGGTTAAACATCAGAGCATTTGGGCTAGTTTCCCTAAAGAGGAAGTTGTTTGGCAGTTGGTAGTTCATGCTGGAGATGGAGAACGCCTAAACTATGCGATTGATTTTCGCTCACAAGATTTTTCCGTCTTACCAGGTGAACATCCTGAAGCCAACTTCTTTACCCACATTGCGGGACAAGCCCTTGATGATGTGATGTCGGGAAAAATGCCGGGGCTAATTTTTTGGCTGGCTGGGGAAGTTCGTAGTTATGAAAAGGTAATTTGTGTCCGCAATCACCGTTTCGAGTGTCCGCAGTGGCCAGAGACACCCGAAGATTTCCCGTCAGACCCACTAACTTACTATCTCCGTCATTTTGTCACGGGAGAAACTTCTCTCGGTGAGCCTGATTTGGCTGATGTTCAGTCAGAAAAAGTCACGAATTCCCAGGAAATTGCCGATGATATTCAGATTCTCACCAACCTAGGTGAGAACGAAAGAGTGATGGATAAAAAAGTCCTACTGGCTTATTTGGCAATTAAAGAAGCTGAACGCCTGGGGATGGAAATTTCGGCAGCGGAAATTCAAGCAACATCTGACTCCTTTCGAGAGCGGTTTGATTTGCAGGATGGTCAAGACACAGAGCAATGGTTAAGGGACGCAGGATTGAGTCTTGAGGAATACTCAGCCGTGATGGCAGATTTAACCGCTGTAGTCAAGATTGGGGAACATTACGCTGGGGTGATTAAGCTGATGCTGACTAATCATCGCCGTGTGGCTACAGCTCGATATGCGCGCTCACGACCGAATCTCCATGAGTAA
- a CDS encoding tryptophan 7-halogenase codes for MEKTIHNVVVLGGGSAGFLSALALKVKMPSLNVVVVHSKTIPVIGVGEATTAWIPWFLHTYLGLNRQQFYEETQPIWKLGIKFIWGNSHQSHFNYPFVTHLADKLSVLDKSTAYYCLDSTRESSIYSLLMEQYKSPCFRKENGDFVFDERFGYHIENASFVSYLERRAAELDIKIIDQPVVNIQVAENGYIHQLKLDDGTTLAGDLFVDCSGFRSTLLGEILQEPFCSFSSSLFNDSAVTGTWMRDDVIYPFTTAETMQAGWCWRIDLPEQVNRGYVYSSAFISDDDALAEMKRQNPLMGDDHHSVVRFKSGRHQRFWVNNVVGVGNASGFVEPLESTGLHMIGETIKCVCDVLIDSDQQPTPGLINLANQAIAEKWDDIRDFLSIHFKFNRRVTSDFWQHCWQQTDIGEAEAVVDFFQNNGPSPIGQLLLRKNSVFKYNGYLNLLMGQQVATKYQGNNEILDLDNWRQVKNYFLKNCDNALPIHEAIQVVKERKCQWLSS; via the coding sequence GTGGAAAAGACAATACACAATGTCGTAGTTCTCGGTGGCGGTAGTGCTGGATTTCTCTCTGCCTTGGCGCTGAAAGTCAAGATGCCATCGCTGAACGTAGTTGTAGTTCATTCTAAAACCATTCCCGTTATCGGCGTAGGTGAAGCGACTACTGCCTGGATACCTTGGTTTCTGCATACGTATCTGGGATTAAATCGGCAGCAATTTTATGAAGAAACACAACCGATTTGGAAGCTAGGAATTAAGTTTATTTGGGGAAATTCTCATCAGTCTCACTTTAACTATCCTTTCGTAACTCATCTGGCAGATAAACTCAGTGTTTTGGATAAAAGCACTGCTTATTATTGTCTTGATTCAACGAGAGAATCTAGTATTTATTCACTGTTGATGGAGCAATATAAATCGCCTTGCTTTCGGAAAGAAAATGGCGATTTTGTCTTTGACGAACGGTTTGGCTACCATATTGAAAATGCGAGTTTTGTCTCTTATTTAGAAAGAAGAGCCGCAGAATTAGACATTAAGATTATTGATCAACCTGTTGTAAATATTCAAGTTGCCGAAAATGGCTACATTCACCAACTGAAACTTGATGATGGAACTACCTTGGCTGGTGATTTGTTCGTCGATTGCTCTGGTTTTCGCTCTACGTTACTGGGAGAAATTCTACAAGAACCCTTTTGCAGTTTCTCTAGCAGCTTGTTCAATGATTCCGCTGTTACAGGGACATGGATGCGAGATGATGTGATCTATCCCTTTACAACGGCTGAAACGATGCAGGCTGGGTGGTGTTGGCGAATTGATTTGCCGGAGCAAGTCAATCGCGGCTATGTATATTCATCGGCTTTTATTAGTGATGATGATGCTTTGGCAGAAATGAAACGCCAGAATCCTCTGATGGGTGATGATCATCATAGCGTTGTCAGGTTCAAGTCAGGACGGCATCAACGATTTTGGGTGAATAATGTTGTTGGGGTTGGGAATGCTTCAGGTTTTGTCGAACCGTTAGAATCAACAGGACTACACATGATTGGCGAAACCATTAAATGTGTATGCGATGTGTTGATTGATTCAGACCAGCAACCAACTCCAGGATTAATTAATCTGGCGAATCAAGCGATCGCCGAAAAGTGGGATGATATTCGTGACTTTTTATCGATTCACTTTAAGTTCAATCGCCGAGTGACCTCTGATTTCTGGCAACACTGCTGGCAGCAAACTGATATTGGTGAGGCTGAAGCAGTGGTAGACTTTTTTCAAAACAATGGCCCATCTCCCATTGGTCAACTTCTGCTCCGTAAAAATAGTGTTTTTAAGTATAACGGCTATCTGAACCTGCTTATGGGTCAACAGGTGGCGACAAAATATCAAGGCAACAATGAGATATTGGATTTAGATAATTGGCGACAAGTCAAAAACTATTTCCTCAAAAATTGTGACAACGCCTTACCAATCCATGAGGCGATTCAGGTTGTGAAAGAAAGAAAATGTCAATGGCTGAGTTCATAG
- a CDS encoding tryptophan 7-halogenase: MAEFIDIIPNVPRINPNAHLIVGAAGEVYSWVGSDVFVLEGIQPASIRDLLALIDGVRPLEAICAELADGYNLDHLHEIILALSKVQIIQEAPLTEAAPENDGWEPPAAPEQIRQKAMGYAPQKAIALLGNHQLLDTLDKTFAAAGFQHRQTFRLNNFESCQTPEFLALQQARILCPPPTADIESLDSVNVSWLSQLFKEFDFVICALEGVPFQALFDVNKSALASGTPCLFVTASQETALIGPTVIRGATACFGCRVITLETVPSVFGEILPQLSTPMIGVDSPILANVARECLEEAISILGSTLTATRATSVLQITPQGRTVKRLLPSGECHECAPRLDAPLGVLERKAIASAAEEISRIWPLSPQSTTPPAADAYQTVGILGGGTAGYLTALAFRALRPDIKVTLIESSAIPVIGVGEATTPELVKFLHSPRFLGLDIVDFYQRVRPTWKLGIKFQWGLPDDYEFTFPFQRGRLLESHLYESTLNNQSLGAMLMSGDRIPVFDQGDGTPLSLLHQVRWAYHLDNRRFIRYLKEEAIAAGINHLDVKISDAQMSADGENITHLITEDGRQLAYDLYIDCSGFRSFLLEQKLGSKFVSYAGTLGTDHAIAATVPHNGTIKPYTLAETMNNGWCWNIPFEDADHRGYVFSSAFCSDEQAVAEMRAKNPGMSEPSLIKFRSGRHEHFWKGNVVAIGNSYAFVEPLESTAIHMIVQELELLLTHFPASKRDQAVKSVLNRKINHRWDSLRWFLGIHYKFNHRLSTPFWQAVNRDTDISGAAERVALFQERAPLSYQNSMFYTLHPPEFFSDDHSYDTLLFGQQIPARFVEPVEDAATWQRQLAILKGLTSTAMPQHQALTCLRDKRPDLLYDFAKRRDSWLHTWLPA, encoded by the coding sequence ATGGCTGAGTTCATAGATATTATCCCCAATGTGCCCCGCATTAACCCCAATGCTCATTTGATCGTCGGTGCGGCAGGTGAGGTTTATAGTTGGGTGGGCAGTGATGTGTTTGTCCTCGAAGGCATTCAGCCTGCTAGTATCCGCGATTTACTGGCGCTGATTGATGGAGTTCGTCCCCTTGAGGCAATTTGTGCTGAACTTGCAGATGGCTATAATCTCGACCACCTACATGAGATCATTTTGGCTTTGAGTAAGGTGCAGATCATTCAGGAAGCTCCTTTAACTGAAGCCGCACCCGAAAACGATGGCTGGGAGCCACCGGCAGCCCCTGAACAGATACGCCAAAAGGCGATGGGCTACGCCCCGCAAAAGGCGATCGCTTTACTCGGCAATCACCAATTACTCGACACTCTCGACAAAACCTTTGCAGCCGCAGGTTTTCAACATCGCCAAACTTTTCGGCTAAATAACTTTGAATCTTGTCAAACCCCTGAATTTCTCGCCCTTCAGCAAGCACGGATACTCTGTCCCCCCCCGACAGCAGATATAGAAAGTCTAGACTCGGTTAATGTCTCCTGGCTTTCTCAACTCTTCAAAGAATTCGACTTTGTAATCTGTGCTTTGGAGGGTGTACCATTTCAGGCGCTTTTCGATGTCAACAAATCGGCGTTGGCAAGTGGCACTCCTTGTTTATTTGTCACCGCTTCCCAGGAAACAGCACTCATCGGCCCAACGGTAATCCGAGGCGCAACTGCTTGTTTTGGCTGTCGAGTCATTACTTTGGAAACGGTGCCATCAGTCTTTGGGGAGATTTTGCCCCAACTCTCAACCCCGATGATTGGGGTGGATAGTCCCATACTGGCGAATGTGGCGCGAGAATGCCTCGAGGAAGCTATTTCAATTCTCGGTTCGACTTTAACCGCAACTCGTGCAACCAGCGTTTTGCAAATTACACCGCAGGGACGCACTGTGAAGCGGCTTCTCCCCAGCGGTGAATGTCATGAATGTGCGCCCCGACTCGATGCACCGTTGGGAGTTTTGGAACGAAAGGCGATCGCTTCTGCTGCTGAAGAAATCAGTCGCATCTGGCCGCTTTCACCCCAATCTACAACGCCTCCAGCCGCCGATGCTTACCAAACGGTGGGCATTTTGGGGGGTGGAACCGCTGGTTATCTCACGGCTTTAGCTTTTCGTGCCCTCAGACCAGATATCAAGGTAACTTTGATAGAATCGAGTGCCATTCCGGTGATTGGTGTGGGGGAAGCGACTACTCCCGAACTCGTGAAGTTTCTCCACAGTCCCCGCTTTTTAGGGTTAGACATTGTTGATTTCTATCAGCGGGTGCGTCCTACCTGGAAATTAGGAATTAAGTTTCAGTGGGGACTACCCGATGATTATGAATTCACCTTTCCGTTTCAGCGGGGACGGTTGCTAGAATCTCACCTTTATGAGTCAACGCTGAATAATCAGTCATTGGGAGCAATGTTGATGAGTGGCGATCGCATCCCGGTCTTTGATCAGGGTGATGGCACTCCTTTATCTTTACTCCACCAAGTCCGCTGGGCGTATCACCTGGATAATCGGCGCTTCATTCGCTACCTGAAGGAGGAAGCGATCGCCGCAGGGATAAATCATCTCGATGTGAAAATTTCTGATGCACAGATGTCTGCGGATGGCGAAAATATCACACATCTAATCACCGAAGATGGACGTCAACTCGCTTACGACTTATATATTGATTGTTCTGGCTTCCGCTCGTTTTTGCTAGAGCAGAAACTTGGCTCAAAATTCGTGAGTTACGCGGGTACTCTCGGCACTGATCATGCGATCGCCGCCACTGTCCCCCATAATGGCACGATAAAGCCTTACACCCTAGCCGAAACCATGAATAATGGCTGGTGCTGGAATATTCCTTTTGAAGATGCCGATCATCGCGGCTATGTGTTTTCTTCAGCATTCTGTAGTGATGAGCAAGCAGTCGCAGAAATGCGGGCTAAAAATCCGGGAATGAGCGAACCGTCGTTGATCAAATTTCGTTCAGGACGCCATGAGCATTTTTGGAAAGGTAACGTTGTTGCGATCGGTAATTCTTACGCTTTTGTCGAACCGCTAGAATCAACAGCAATTCATATGATCGTTCAGGAATTAGAACTCCTGCTCACCCACTTTCCTGCATCAAAACGCGATCAAGCAGTTAAGTCTGTACTCAACCGCAAAATCAATCATCGTTGGGATTCCCTGCGTTGGTTTCTGGGAATTCACTACAAGTTCAATCACCGCTTATCCACTCCATTCTGGCAAGCAGTCAATCGGGACACAGATATCTCCGGTGCAGCCGAGCGCGTAGCATTATTTCAGGAACGGGCCCCCCTGTCTTACCAAAATTCCATGTTTTATACACTGCATCCTCCAGAGTTTTTCTCTGACGATCACTCCTATGACACCCTGTTATTTGGGCAACAAATACCCGCCCGCTTTGTTGAACCGGTCGAAGATGCAGCCACCTGGCAACGCCAACTCGCAATTCTCAAAGGGCTAACTAGCACCGCCATGCCCCAACACCAAGCCCTAACTTGCTTGCGCGATAAACGACCAGACTTGCTTTACGACTTTGCCAAGCGCCGAGATAGTTGGTTACACACCTGGCTTCCTGCCTAG
- a CDS encoding protein kinase domain-containing protein, whose product MELLHQREDIIAHQYRILDTLGQGGSGTTYLAQDLKSTQQVALKALSLHRMTDWKMMELFEREAKILSQLNHPGIPEYLGYFQIETLEDRYFYIAQQLAEGKTLAELVESGWRTSEDQVRRIAIQILEILVYLHSLKPPVVHRDIKPQNIIRRDDGQVFLVDFGAVQHTYYTTFMRGSTVVGTYGYMAPEQFRGQAVPATDLYALGATLLFLLTHRSPADLQSDELKINFRPRVQISEEFADWLEKMLEPDTEDRFSSAQNALEVLQGKRKLTVKSNVSVQWKKRVGVAITAVSAVSAVTTISLLNSHKWEILSSIGFTDLAGKNILYIASEQGNKQVVKQQLAKGANVNSQNFYSATPLHVAAEQGNKDIVELLITKGAAVNTKNNDGNTPLHLADDPDLVELLITKGAAVNAKNNDGNTPLHLADDPDLVKLLIAKGADVNVMNSSSRTPVQEREERERQREVERNSRSVGGK is encoded by the coding sequence ATGGAACTGCTGCACCAGAGAGAAGACATCATTGCCCATCAGTATCGGATTCTCGATACCTTGGGACAAGGTGGAAGTGGGACGACATACCTTGCTCAAGACTTAAAAAGCACTCAACAAGTGGCTCTCAAAGCCTTATCTCTGCACCGAATGACTGACTGGAAAATGATGGAGTTGTTTGAGCGAGAAGCAAAAATTCTCTCGCAACTCAATCATCCGGGTATTCCTGAATATTTAGGATATTTTCAGATAGAAACCCTCGAAGACCGTTATTTTTATATTGCCCAGCAACTGGCAGAAGGTAAGACACTGGCAGAGTTGGTAGAGAGTGGGTGGCGCACAAGTGAAGATCAGGTGCGGCGCATTGCTATCCAAATATTAGAAATTCTCGTTTATTTGCACTCCCTCAAGCCTCCTGTAGTCCATCGAGATATCAAGCCGCAAAATATTATTCGCCGTGACGATGGGCAGGTATTTTTGGTAGATTTTGGGGCTGTACAACATACCTATTACACAACTTTTATGCGTGGAAGTACAGTAGTAGGAACTTATGGTTATATGGCTCCCGAACAGTTTCGCGGACAAGCCGTGCCTGCTACTGATTTATATGCTTTAGGAGCAACTTTACTATTTCTTTTGACGCACCGCTCCCCCGCAGATTTGCAAAGTGATGAGTTAAAAATTAATTTTCGTCCCCGCGTACAGATTAGTGAAGAATTTGCCGACTGGCTAGAGAAAATGTTAGAGCCAGATACCGAAGATCGTTTTTCTTCGGCACAAAATGCCTTGGAAGTATTGCAGGGCAAACGAAAGCTAACTGTAAAATCGAATGTCTCTGTTCAGTGGAAAAAAAGAGTTGGAGTTGCTATTACTGCTGTTAGTGCTGTTAGTGCTGTTACTACTATTAGCCTGTTAAATTCTCATAAGTGGGAGATTTTAAGCAGCATTGGATTTACTGATCTAGCTGGCAAAAATATACTTTACATAGCATCAGAACAAGGTAATAAGCAAGTTGTAAAACAGCAGCTTGCCAAGGGTGCTAATGTCAATTCCCAGAACTTCTATAGCGCCACTCCACTGCATGTGGCAGCAGAACAAGGCAACAAGGACATAGTAGAACTGCTGATTACCAAGGGTGCTGCTGTCAATACCAAGAACAACGATGGCAACACTCCACTGCATTTGGCAGACGACCCAGACCTAGTAGAACTGCTGATTACCAAGGGTGCTGCTGTCAATGCCAAGAACAACGATGGCAACACTCCACTGCATTTGGCAGACGACCCAGACCTAGTAAAACTGCTGATTGCCAAGGGCGCTGATGTCAATGTCATGAACAGCAGTAGCAGGACTCCCGTGCAAGAAAGGGAAGAGCGTGAGAGACAGAGAGAAGTTGAAAGAAATTCACGTTCTGTTGGTGGTAAATAG
- a CDS encoding serine/threonine protein kinase encodes MEVLHQAEEIINQRYRILHKLGQGGVGITYAAVDLETGEQVALKVLSLHRMSDWKKMELFEREAQILSQLNHPAIPRYLDYFQIDTNSNRSFYIVQQLAPGNSLATLVENGWLPGEGEIRQIASQILGILTYLHSLTPPVIHRDIKPQNIILCDHQKKLFLVDFGAVADTYHNTVTGGSTVVGTFGYMAPEQFRGQAFASTDLYGLGTTLLFLLTGKSPTDLPQRQLKIDFRPYVNTSQDLETWLEQMLEPVSADRFSSAEVALATLLGQRELIPRLSKKSHLIVTGTKNNLIVKIPPGCFYNNYNFISLFFSIVFIGVLGLIYWIILVDYFGGLGLAALILLFIFSLPVIMFVACIPILRNYVVKSLKSLCKTLFSKPWSLVITFFLNSASSILLQIDQDYISLERWLLGWCIQRIKIPNSDIISVGLKNPMRYKFSNILIFYSCKPFWDSEYPKKIEKYFRFGAFLTQQEKDWLVWQIRQYCSVNNTFAKKRV; translated from the coding sequence ATGGAAGTATTACATCAAGCTGAAGAAATTATCAATCAACGATATCGCATTCTACATAAATTGGGACAGGGTGGAGTCGGTATTACCTACGCAGCGGTTGACTTAGAAACCGGTGAACAAGTAGCGCTGAAAGTTTTATCATTGCACCGCATGAGTGACTGGAAAAAGATGGAGTTGTTTGAAAGGGAAGCACAAATTCTTTCTCAACTCAATCATCCAGCAATTCCTCGCTACTTGGATTATTTTCAAATAGATACTAATTCTAACCGTTCCTTTTACATTGTTCAACAATTAGCACCTGGAAATTCTCTAGCAACGCTAGTAGAAAATGGCTGGCTTCCTGGTGAAGGAGAAATTAGGCAAATAGCTAGTCAAATATTGGGGATATTGACTTATTTACACTCACTCACACCGCCAGTTATTCATCGTGATATTAAGCCACAAAATATTATTTTATGTGATCATCAAAAAAAGTTATTTTTAGTAGATTTTGGAGCGGTAGCAGACACATATCATAATACTGTGACCGGCGGTAGTACAGTAGTAGGAACTTTCGGCTATATGGCTCCAGAACAGTTTCGCGGGCAGGCTTTTGCATCTACTGATTTATATGGTTTGGGAACAACGCTACTGTTTTTGTTGACTGGAAAATCACCCACTGATTTACCACAGCGTCAACTCAAAATTGATTTCCGTCCTTACGTTAATACTTCCCAAGATTTGGAAACCTGGTTAGAACAAATGTTGGAACCAGTCAGTGCTGACCGTTTTTCTTCAGCAGAGGTAGCCTTAGCAACATTATTAGGTCAAAGAGAACTTATACCCCGGTTATCAAAGAAAAGTCATCTAATTGTGACCGGAACTAAAAATAATTTAATTGTCAAGATTCCTCCAGGGTGTTTTTACAACAATTACAATTTTATCTCTTTATTTTTTTCTATAGTTTTTATTGGTGTTTTGGGGCTGATTTATTGGATTATACTTGTTGATTACTTTGGTGGCTTGGGATTAGCAGCATTAATATTATTGTTTATATTTTCGTTGCCAGTAATAATGTTTGTAGCTTGCATACCGATATTACGTAACTATGTAGTAAAATCATTAAAATCATTATGCAAGACACTATTTTCCAAACCTTGGTCTCTTGTTATTACTTTCTTTCTGAATTCTGCATCAAGTATCCTGCTGCAAATCGACCAAGATTATATCAGCCTAGAACGATGGTTGCTTGGTTGGTGCATTCAGCGGATCAAAATTCCTAATTCAGATATTATTAGTGTGGGATTAAAAAATCCCATGCGTTATAAATTTTCTAATATTCTAATTTTTTATTCTTGTAAACCCTTTTGGGATTCGGAGTACCCGAAAAAGATTGAGAAATATTTTCGATTTGGTGCATTTTTGACACAGCAAGAGAAAGACTGGCTGGTGTGGCAGATAAGGCAATACTGTTCTGTTAACAATACCTTTGCCAAAAAAAGAGTATGA